From one Coffea eugenioides isolate CCC68of chromosome 11, Ceug_1.0, whole genome shotgun sequence genomic stretch:
- the LOC113752008 gene encoding probable F-box protein At4g22030 yields MAILDIPKSRTGNIPLHNLQSAGLLVKELELARGFIGNKKFTKKSDENERADSLVMAKLYAVLEAVADRVEMHKNIGDQRDNWNSLLLTSINAITLAAATMSSIAATTAVGFGSGASLAALKLSSTLMFLAATGMLFIMNKIQPSQLAEEQRNAARLFLQLQKQIETTIAIGSPTGHDVEEAMEKVLALDKAYPLPLLGVMLEKFPATVEPAVWWPQQAKESAHKTCSKSNGWNSKLEKEMRSIVEVIRRKDKADYLRLGGKALMLSKLLAISGPLLTGLAAISSAFMGSSSHTGFLAAMLGIVGGSLASIVNTLEHGGQVGMVFEMYRSNAGFFKLMEESIESNLMERRENGELFEMKVALQLGRRVSELRDLASSPKSKGEGAEEFASKLF; encoded by the coding sequence ATGGCGATTCTTGATATCCCAAAATCAAGGACTGGTAATATTCCTCTTCACAATCTCCAGTCAGCTGGACTATTGGTGAAGGAGCTGGAGTTGGCTAGAGGTTTCATTGGCAACAaaaaatttacaaagaaaagtgatgaaaatgaaagagcGGATTCATTAGTGATGGCAAAGCTTTATGCAGTATTGGAAGCGGTTGCAGATAGAGTGGAGATGCATAAGAATATTGGAGATCAAAGAGACAATTGGAACAGCTTACTTTTGACGTCAATCAATGCAATTACTCTTGCAGCTGCAACAATGTCCAGTATTGCAGCCACAACTGCGGTTGGTTTTGGTTCTGGTGCTTCCTTGGCTGCTTTGAAGCTATCTTCCACGCTGATGTTTCTGGCAGCAACAGGGATGTTGTTCATAATGAATAAAATTCAACCATCCCAACTAGCAGAAGAGCAGCGAAATGCTGCAAGATTGTTCCTGCAGCTGCAAAAACAAATCGAAACAACAATAGCTATAGGCAGTCCTACAGGTCATGATGTCGAGGAAGCAATGGAGAAAGTATTGGCACTTGACAAGGCCTATCCACTTCCTCTCCTTGGTGTTATGCTCGAGAAATTCCCGGCTACAGTAGAACCAGCAGTTTGGTGGCCTCAGCAAGCAAAAGAGTCCGCCCACAAGACCTGTTCGAAATCAAATGGCTGGAACTCGAAACTTGAGAAGGAAATGAGATCAATCGTTGAGGTTATAAGAAGAAAAGATAAAGCAGATTATTTGAGGCTGGGTGGAAAAGCTTTGATGCTGAGCAAATTGTTAGCCATAAGTGGCCCCTTGTTAACTGGGCTAGCGGCAATTAGTTCTGCATTCATGGGTTCATCTTCTCATACTGGTTTCTTGGCAGCCATGCTTGGAATTGTGGGCGGTTCATTGGCAAGCATTGTAAATACGTTAGAGCATGGAGGACAAGTTGGAATGGTGTTTGAGATGTACAGGAGCAATGCTGGTTTCTTTAAACTCATGGAAGAATCTATAGAATCTAACTTGATGGAGAGACGGGAAAATGGTGAATTGTTTGAGATGAAGGTGGCTTTGCAATTAGGAAGGAGGGTATCAGAGCTGAGAGATCTCGCATCTTCTCCAAAAAGTAAAGGAGAAGGTGCTGAGGAGTTTGCAAGCAAACTTTTTTGA